TGCTTCAGATTATTATTTTTCCCAGCTGATACCCATTGTAGATATGTGTTCGCACCTTCGTTCGTGGACTGCATCACTTCtgccttatttttaatttgtcgATTTGTCGCAGATTTGCaagcaaggattttttttttttgcatcgaaTAATCGAATAAAATCaagtaatcgtgacagccctagctgaATCGGTgtgttgtgtattttgttgattcatgttttttatttttaaatgtttagttcctgtttcccttgtcatgtgattcctgttttctctccatgttcatgtgtcatgttttcattggtttattgttaaattagcttgttatgagttctgtttgttcattggtttatgttctcccatgtcttgtatttaagccctcatgtttgcattgtctagttgtcaagtattgtatgtatgtggatgtgtttctttctagccaagccaagccaagccaagccaagccatgttatgttatgtttatgtcaagttttaagtctagtcaagttcatgtttcacgtttatagttagggttttggtttcgcttttgtaaataaaactgcacttggggtcttcatcttcacgtcttcatcattgccattaCCAGcgcagccagcatcgttacacagtgacattaaaatagatttttttattgaaatttcaAAATTGATTCAACATTAAATCGGGACAAAAGTGATATGAAACCAACATCACATTGTAACGTTTATTCAGTGCCATTAACGTTGACACATCAACATTGACTTAGCATTGTTTCAATGGTTGTTTGCTATCTAGAATGGATTTGGAGCAATATGAAGATGAGTCAATgacagattatttttgtgaacTACCGCTTTAAATATTGAGGAAGGATGGTCAATGTtctgatgataataatcacagtAAATACAAAAGCACTTTATTCCATTTTAGGGTTTGAACATCTGCTGTTTGCTACAAATATTTATAAGCATACTTTAAAAGACTTTAAAGTAGAGTATACAAATTAACAGGAAAGACCTTGGATCTTCAGGCTTATCCACTGATAAACACCACCAAAATATAGagtataataatacaaaataataattattgtgaATTTATTGTCTCAGTCaattcacatttgtttttataagactgatttttatttcttttgatagATCTACTGTATCAAATTGCCGCTCTTTGAGCTTTGACATAGTAGATTTCATGTGGCAGTTCAGCCTCCAAATCAGCCAGAGGGAAACTACAACgaacagtcaggactgctgagaggattcccaccctccaagacctgtacgtctccagagtgaggaaatgtgcaggtagaatcactctggaccccacacaccctgcccactccctctttgaactgttgccctctggccggcgctacagagaactcagtgccaggacatccaggcacaggccatttaccacatgaagtaAACAGCCTTCAGGACTACCCATAGTGCAGTAATGTAAacaaatatctcatgtacatactgtatgtaaattcacatatttagttcaataaatgtacataaaccTACCTTGCATaaatattaccacttgcacatgtacagtacatatgccattctatgttatatttttttgcacaaccccaattccaaaaaagtacagtatgaacaatgctaataaaaactaaaatttgtgatttgtaaattatattcaccctttgctatattgaaagcactacaactacacattatatgtgaatttcattgtttgtttgttttttaatgtacagtcatttcaaatcagattattgcaacacgctccaaaaaagttgggacagttgagtgttttccactgtgaaacatcaccatttcttctaataacacttattaagcatttgggcactgaagacacaagtttgttaagtttagaaagtggaattttctcccattcatccattatggaggtctttagctgcacaactgtacggggtcttcattacCATATggggtgcttcataatgcgccacacattctcagttggagaccggtcaggactgcaggcaggccaaaaTAGCACACACACTCtatgcttacacagccatgcacttgaaatccgggcagtatgtggtttgaagttgtcctgctggaaaatgcatggacgtccctggaaaagactgtgctggatggcagtatatgttgctccaaaatttttacatatctgtctgcattcatggtgttctcacagatgtgcgagttacccatgccatgggcactgacacacccctggcccatacagacactggcttttggatctgacgctaataacagcttggatggcccttttcctgtttggcccagataacacgacgactttgtttttcaaaaactttttgaaatgtggactcttcagaccaaaaaactactttacatctaagatgagaccgagcccagagaagtcggcagtgcttctggacagtgttgatgtagggcttctgctttgcatagtaaagtcctaacttgcatctgtggatgcagcagcgagtggtgttgactaacaaaggtttactaaagtaatcccaagcccatgttcattacatccattacagatgaatgccgttttttaagacagtgacatctgagggatcagagatcacacacattcagaaatggttttaatcttgccctttacgcaccgagatttgaccagattctttgaatcttttaactatattgtgcactgtagagggtgaaatgcccaaaatccttccaatttgtctttgggaaacattgttcttaaagtgctggattatttgctgaagcatttgttggcaaactgacaagtcttgaacgatacTTGCTCTTGaaagactaggctgtttttggaggatccttatacagtattatgacacaattgcctcacctgtttaacatctcctgtttcacatcgcctttcaactcatcaaattgttattagtcttaaattgcccctctctcaacttttttggagcgttgcaatcatctgatttgaaataactgtaaattttcaaaaaaaaactatgaaattcacaaggtaaaacatcaaataatgtataGTTGTAGTACTTTcgatatagcacagggtgaatacagtttacaaatcactcctttatattttattatcatgtttcatactgtcccaacctttttggaattggggttgtatgtctatttatacccttaccttgttttatgttctgtctcactgtaatgttctgtgtgcacttgtttctcctatcacaaaaaaataaataataataattattgtgtacgtgagcacacttggcaataaagctcattctgattcataACGAATCTAATGTCCACCCGTCCCACCCATTTATGATGCATATGAATGCTTATATTGGGCACCATAAATTGCATGTTTTAGACCCAGAGAAAGCTAGAagcactgtaaaaatgtattgttattgaGAGAAACACAATGTAAGTCAAATAAAACATGGAGAAGTTGCTATTATTaatgtgtaactacaaatgttttgCTGAAATTTGCATTTGTTCGATGGAAATTAAGATGAATTCACAATCTCATTGCAACCCATCTCGTTGCTCTCCACATAGCAGATAGTTGATACTTCGAAGATCTCCAAAATGGTCACTTTTTCATGATTGAAGACAATTCCAGAATCATGCTctgaaaaagtaaaataattatatttactttatGAATTTATGTACATTAAACTACAAATAAATCTACAAAATCAATATCTGGCTTAAGATGCTTCCACATTACTCAAATAACCTGAACCCGAGTGAAGTGTCAGGGTTGCACCTCTGTCAAGCTTTATAATGCGCCGCTCAAAGTTCAAACAAATTTCAACTTTGACCCCTTTGACACTGACCTTTTGAAGCGGCAGCCAATGATTACTGGACAGTTCAGGTGATTTATCAGTACATGGGTGATGTCAGCGCTAAAATCAAAACAAGACGTTCTCTGCTTCACTTTTTATGTAGAGGTCAAAGCAGCGCTTGACGCTTGCATTGAGAACCCCAGCAATAAGGCAGCTAATATTAAGTGCAGCTCTGTTCTGTTAAACACATGGTGTATAGGGTGAGTACAGATAAAGTGTGACACTTaaagaaatcaacattatgccacaaatgctgttgattgacttaacttatattgaacccagaatattccctaTGGTTTAGTATTTATTTCTTCCTATTTCCTCATATAGTGTAGTAAAGATCgctatttaaaactattttaaaacaatGGCAATTTGTCCCACTTAAATTTCCCACTTTACATCCATACATCGTAATGTTTTGCTTTAATTTGTTCAGATTTTAACTAATTGTGTGTTTACTCAACAGTAAAAAGAATGTTTGGTTACATTGTTGGGTTCCAAAGCCATGTAAGGTGGGTTATGTTGTATTCCTCTACTTACCATTGACATTCTTCGTCCACTGGCCGGGGGTGGTGTCATAGCTGGGCTCTCCCCTTGAACAAGATGCTTGGCCTCTGCGTTCGATCCACTCTTGGAGGATGGACTACCCGACGGACTCTCAGAGAGCCCCCGTGACATAAAGCTGGCTTTCCTTGCAGTGGGATAGTTCCCACTGTCTGGAGAATCGCTCTCCTCACTGAAGTCTTTACACTGACTGACCCGGCTCTGTTTCCGCAGGGCATTCCGAAGAGCTGCTGGTATCTCTATGTGACTGGCTTGGAGTGAGTTTCTGGGCTGCTGACCAACATTTTGGGGCTGTCCAGAGCCTTTGGGCCCAGAGCCCTCACTGCTGCAGGATTGTGGACGGTTGTCTAAACTGGAGCGAAATTCTGTGGCACCCAGCTGATGGGGAGCCTGAAACTCAGGCTGGCTTGGAAGACGGGTCTGCCTGGGATGCTGGTCAGATCCAGGAGGATCGTTGTTTAGCACCTCTTGACTACATGGAGGGGTGGGCATTGGCATGTAGAGAGGCAAAGGTTCCATCTGTCCATCAGGCACCACAGCAAAGGAAGTGTGCGTTAAATGCATATGTTTTTGTGGTGAGGAATTGGTAAGCACAAACACCTGTTGGACCATGGAATTTTTCTTTGATATACAAATACTGTCATCATCTCCACCGTACTTGGAGCCATATATGCTCTGCTTGATCTTTTTGACACCAAGATGGAATATCTCCAGGAGATTGAGTAACAGGGAAACCCCTGCAATGACCAACATGAAAATCATGAAGATGTTCTTCTCTGTTGGCCGGGAAACAAAGCAATCTATGCTGTTGGGGCAGGGGTCACGCTCACATTTGTATAACGGGGTCAGTCCGATACCATAGAGCATGTACTGCCCCACTATGAATCCCACCTCCACCACTGACCTAGTTAGAATATGCAACACATATGTACGCAGTAAGGAACCCCTCAAAGGGGCCTTCCTCACTTTCTTCTGTTCTTCCAGCTTCTTAAGCTCCTTCTCGATCCTCTTATGCTCCTCAAAAATAGCTTCCATCTCATCCAGCTCCGCCTTTAGCTGAGCTTTCTTCTTGTGGCGCTCCTTCTCCAGAGCTCGGAGTCGGTAGAGCGCGTGTCCCATGTAAACCAGGGATGGTGAGGAGACAAAGATAATCTGTAAGACCCAGTATCGGATAAGGGATATGGGGAATGCCAGGTCATAGCAGACATTCTTGCATCCAGGTTGCTCCGTGTTGCACACAAACTCACTTTGCTCATCATCCCAAACATCTTCTGCGGCGACTCCGAGCACAAGCATGCGAAAAATGAAAAGAATAGTAAGCCAGATTTTGCCCACAATAGTGGAGTGAATGTGAACTTCCTCCAAGATGCTCCCCAACAAGTTCCAATCTCCCATTTTCACATGGTCTAAAACTGGAAGGGTTTTAATGAGGGTTATTAACATCgttgcatctgcaaacaaatgctgctagaccatttctcaaaactaacttcacATTGCCATATTTTCAACTGCTTTCAACCAACTGGTTTCAAAGAGATTTTTAGTGTATGTATGAAATTAGTTACCCTCAAGTTCTATTCAACTACGTTCATCAACTTCggacatgttccacaaagtcTGACAACCAGAacgtgtccacatactttttgtctttatttttaacACACTATATCAATTGTTTAATAATTTCAAACTATAcatctttttgttaaatgttttgctggaaaagtgtgtttgtgctatatttacttacaataaatttgccattggtatgatattttgttgtaaaatccagagacattcatacatttataagTGTTATaactttttgggccactgtatttTAAGTTATGGGTGTCTTACATCAGTACATGTAAACAAGATAAACCTGATTACATTATATCACATATTACATAGGAAAGGTAAGATTGATTTaatgtagaaaaaataaaaacttacattattgttgtaCACACAAAGAGCTCTCAGCATCAACACATAAATACTAAAATGACATCATAAAAGTCCAGTATCCTTTTACCATCATGGGAGAAATTAGCCTTTCTCTGTCGACATCGCTTTGATGAATGAAGTCCAGATTCTCTGTGCTCTGAACTCACAACACTGCCATCGATCTGTGGGATGGATGGTAGCTACACTGATGGGGCTAATTTGCATCACGACTGTTGATGGGAGGTCATGTCAGCAACAGTCCCAAATACCCCAAAACCTGTGATATTTATTTGTGGAAATAAGGATATATGTTAAGCTAAATAATAATTTGCTCTTGTAAATTCTGAACACAGTCTATATTATTTCACGTGTGTAATATGGGCATACAATTAAAACATTGGATATTTTTGGAGTTACATACTACTCTAACTACAGAATGTTTACAATGCACAATATGTACATTTTCTGTATGAATGAAATACCCAGATGTCTACTGCCAAAATGTGCAGCATACATCAAagtacacaacataaaatactgtatcCCACATTGCAATGCATTCAACTTCACCTTCCATTTGCAGTTTGACAAATTAAGGAACAACAGCCGCAGTTGTTGCTCTtttttgactcattatttaaTCTGAAAGACAAAACGTCTTTCATAGCATAAAATTTAGTTCAAAATGCAAATTAACCATCTTTATTTTCAAGATGATAACTGACTCACATACAGCATAATGAGGTCACATTACATCAATGTAGCATACACTGAAAACTCTTTGAAACATTTAGCATTGCATAATGTCTACTGTTTCACTTACTCTCTTTTTTCAAAAGTAGGCAGTATACACTGTATTCAATAAGTAATACGCTAGTAttacattctgaacatagccatagtGTCTAGACCAGACATGATGATCAATGAGTCATGTCCAATTTCATAGTCAAATTCCTGAAGGGATATTTTTGGCTTTTCTGTAGTCTGAGGGTGATGTAACAAGAGATagtacagataaatatttaatttaagtgAAGTTCAAAAATTGAATACCATTTAGCTTCACATAAATTACACTCCACTAGGTGCAACGTTCAGATTGAATTACAGACTGCTGCTGCAGTCAATTTACTTTTATAGCAGCTTTTTTCAATGTTAATTTAGATTTAAAATGAATCAGTTGAATCTGCTAAACATACATTATGCATAAATGTGCATTAAAAGTTACAGACACAATTATTATGATGTAATAAAGTTAATTAATTTTAGTCTAGAAATTCTCACATATTATTTCAGAAATGGTTAAAGATTCAGTTTACTTTATCTATTTGCACACGCAAGTCGTTATATTAGCTACCTGTTTTGTATTATTTAGAAAATTCtgctaattacttacaaagctttgaatggtttagctcAGAGATGCCCAAACCAGGGCCCACGGGCTAAAAttggcccgtgatgacctttgatttggcccgccttgcgATAAATGACAAGAGGGGGAAAATGAAAAGAAGCacattttcattgcattaattcagcagattgcagagtaatgttttttatataatgaaatcataaaggaggggaaccagggcaactttcatattttaatataacacaGTTTGCACGGCCAGAAATTCCGTGAATTGTgggcagggccggagtggcaatcgggaagatcgggagaattcctgCTGgaccggtcaaaaattgggccggttaggtccgcatgtcgattgacaaactttcatcatatgtcgcataacaattgccaacagtatgtaacatccggtatttaaaggatcagaattgtgTTCTgtattatagcggacgcagtctgtattttatcatctcacacccaaacaaatgagagtgTAGCCTGTGAGAgatgaaacgtcctggttacttgcgtaacctctgttccctgatggagatgtagtgacactaggggtcactcttgggagcccgaaacacctctggtctttgaaaaagggccaatgaaaattggcgagtggaatttgcatgccactcccccggacatatgggtataaaaggagctggtatgcaaccactcattcaggttttgtgctgaggagccgagacaaggtcccgaccatttcagcgggtagtccagcgttgtggcaggagggacacaacgtctcattccctccatcagggaacggaggttacgcaactaaccaggacgttccctatctgtcactcactcgacgttgtgtcgatgtagtgacactagggttccctatacgaaacgccacaactggctgaactgtgttacgtgaactggcggtgtgtgacggcagaccactgtgtgcctcatagccagcgcaacaggccatcatgtaacctcccccaacactgttatgagtgtcgaacggcccttcagggacaagtcgattgcccaaaagatagagccaggctggcccagtcgtggcctcttatcctctcttttttttttctctccccaaaaaaagagtgaaatttgttaaccgactggggccaccaggtctacgtcaggggggtgtcactcccgcCAGGGGGGGGGgtgattttgagtggaaatacgtcacatggtcttgcccaGCTttttcggaagtatgtcatgtggagaagtcccatggtagttcctaccctacgggggaggagtttctacaaacatggtgactggggcagaggggcctctgcacaaggaagatgcagtttaccaacagggaaacaaattagcggaagatatacgtcgcatggggttatctatggggaaccaacacatgcagagcacctaccccagtacagggcttattagcacatgtactgagccggcagcgagtttctccgcaaactcgtctgccacagggctcggaggaagtcatccagggaacacagtttgtgaacactactgggagtcaacagtgcacgtcttcagctcaggggaggtgaatggcactatgcgcaagcgatacacctggccagctgtcccggacttacctgcttgtgcctgccactacacgggacgaaaccggttccacccggagattgtagaacctcgcaaaggttttgcccagcctgctgctctgcaaatgtctgttagagaggcaccactggtcaaggcccaggaggcttccacactcctggtagaatgggctcgtagccctgtcgggggcggcacgtcctgagcgtgatatgccattgctatggcgtcaatgacccagtgggcgatcctctccTTGGGAACAgagcttcctttccactgtccaccaaagcagacaaagagctgctcagagactctaaagctctgtatgcgatccaaatagatgcataaagcgcgcaccggacacagcaacatcagggctgggtctgcctcctcctggggcagtgcttgcaggttcaccacctggtccctaaaaggggtcgtgggaaccttgggcacatagcctggtcggggtctcaggatcacgtgagagtagcccggaccaaactccaggcatgtttgctgacagagaacagttacaggtctcctaccctcttgatggaagtgtgcgcagtcaggagggcagtctttaaagagaatgccttaagctcagctgactgcaggggctcaaagggggctccccttagaccctgaagaactacagagaggtcccatgagggaatgaggtgcggtctgaagggattcaaccacctggcacctctcaggaacctgctgatcaggtcgtgcttccctaaggacttatcatccactgtgtcgtggtgtgccgctatagcggctacatacaccttcaaggtggagggtgacagccacccttccaacctctcctgcaggaaagaaagcaccgaACCGACTGCGCATCCCTGgaggtcttcgcgttgggaagaacaccacttagcgaacagacgccacttaaaggcatacaggcgcctcgtagagggcgccatagcctgagtgatcgtgtctaccaccgcgggtggtaggccacttaagtcttccacgtcccatccaggggccagatatggagattccagaggtctggtcgcgggtgccagatggtgccctgtccctgaaaaagaaggtccttcctcaggggaattcgatgggggggctgtcgcgaggagcgtgtggtccgagaaccatgtctgggtgggccagtaggatgctaccaggacaacctgctcctagtcctccctgaccttgcacagggtctgtgcaagtaggctcactgggggaaatgcatatttgcgtagtccagggggccagctatgtgtcagcgcatctataccgagaggtgcctcggtcagggcataccagagcgggtagtgggaggattcttgggaagcgaacaggtctacctgtgcctgcccgaatcgactccaaatcagctggaccacctgagggtggagtctccactcttccctgagggtaacctgtcgtgacagcgcgtccgctgcagtgttgaggtcgcccaggatgtgagtggctcgcagcgacttgaggtgctgctgactccagaggaggagacggcgggcgaggtgtgacatacaacgggagcgtaaatggccttgacggttgatgtatgccactgttgccgtgttgtctgtccaaactaacacatgcttgccctggatcaatggccgaaacctccgcagggcgagcagaattgccaacaactcgaggcagttgatgtgccaacatagccgcgggcccatccaggagCCCGTTGCATATAGCACCCCAGCCCcttctgtcgtaaccacgacgcactggagacctgctctaggggaacgacagcccgtagaaatgtgaggatggtccaagggctgaagaggtggcgacagaccggc
The nucleotide sequence above comes from Myxocyprinus asiaticus isolate MX2 ecotype Aquarium Trade chromosome 25, UBuf_Myxa_2, whole genome shotgun sequence. Encoded proteins:
- the LOC127416170 gene encoding gap junction alpha-10 protein-like; its protein translation is MGDWNLLGSILEEVHIHSTIVGKIWLTILFIFRMLVLGVAAEDVWDDEQSEFVCNTEQPGCKNVCYDLAFPISLIRYWVLQIIFVSSPSLVYMGHALYRLRALEKERHKKKAQLKAELDEMEAIFEEHKRIEKELKKLEEQKKVRKAPLRGSLLRTYVLHILTRSVVEVGFIVGQYMLYGIGLTPLYKCERDPCPNSIDCFVSRPTEKNIFMIFMLVIAGVSLLLNLLEIFHLGVKKIKQSIYGSKYGGDDDSICISKKNSMVQQVFVLTNSSPQKHMHLTHTSFAVVPDGQMEPLPLYMPMPTPPCSQEVLNNDPPGSDQHPRQTRLPSQPEFQAPHQLGATEFRSSLDNRPQSCSSEGSGPKGSGQPQNVGQQPRNSLQASHIEIPAALRNALRKQSRVSQCKDFSEESDSPDSGNYPTARKASFMSRGLSESPSGSPSSKSGSNAEAKHLVQGESPAMTPPPASGRRMSMSMILELSSIMKK